In a single window of the Pyrococcus sp. NA2 genome:
- a CDS encoding pyridoxal-phosphate dependent enzyme yields the protein MLVCIKCGKTYDEEFRLRCDCGGTLLVKRNYKSFTPNSRFFDIRRYLQYLPVSPKYLPYLTPAVTPVVNASSDLYFKLDYLQPTGSFKDRGTYVTMAKLKEQGIREIVLDSSGNAAISMATYARIEGIKLHVFISYDSKPQKVSRLSALNVKIHFVDGDRMMVHEEAIRFANENDIAYVSHWLNPYFIEGTKTIAFEVYEQLGIPAHVFVPVGSGTAFLGLWKGFKELIEMGEIEEVPSLIAVQAEGFESLCERSKRINRLADGIAIPNPPRINEMRRALKESGGFCVSVGEEETLAASHWLKEHGFFVEETSATVLAAYWKAKERGDLWGSSLLILTGMAKDF from the coding sequence TTGCTAGTATGCATCAAATGTGGCAAAACCTATGATGAAGAGTTTAGGTTAAGATGTGATTGTGGGGGAACATTACTAGTTAAGAGGAATTACAAGTCCTTTACTCCTAACTCAAGGTTCTTTGACATCAGAAGATACCTGCAATATCTTCCGGTTTCACCCAAGTACCTCCCTTACTTGACTCCTGCCGTAACCCCAGTTGTTAATGCTTCCTCCGATCTCTATTTCAAGTTGGATTATCTGCAACCGACCGGCTCTTTTAAGGACAGGGGTACCTACGTAACCATGGCAAAGCTTAAGGAACAGGGAATTAGAGAGATAGTACTCGATAGCTCGGGAAATGCTGCGATAAGCATGGCAACTTACGCTAGGATAGAAGGAATAAAGCTTCACGTATTCATATCTTACGACTCGAAACCTCAGAAGGTATCTCGCTTGAGTGCTCTTAACGTTAAGATACATTTTGTTGATGGGGATAGAATGATGGTTCATGAAGAAGCAATTAGATTTGCCAACGAGAATGATATAGCGTACGTTTCACATTGGCTGAATCCCTACTTCATTGAGGGGACGAAGACAATTGCCTTTGAAGTTTATGAGCAACTTGGAATTCCTGCCCATGTATTCGTTCCAGTTGGTAGTGGAACGGCATTTTTAGGTCTTTGGAAAGGATTTAAGGAGTTAATCGAGATGGGAGAGATAGAAGAGGTTCCCTCATTAATAGCGGTACAAGCCGAGGGATTTGAAAGTCTATGTGAAAGGTCTAAGAGGATCAACAGACTTGCCGATGGGATAGCAATTCCAAATCCTCCGCGGATTAATGAGATGAGGAGAGCTTTGAAGGAGAGTGGGGGATTCTGTGTAAGCGTTGGTGAAGAGGAGACACTTGCAGCTTCTCATTGGCTTAAGGAACATGGATTTTTCGTTGAAGAAACATCGGCCACTGTTCTAGCTGCATACTGGAAGGCCAAGGAGAGAGGTGACTTATGGGGATCTTCGCTTCTGATTTTAACAGGGATGGCTAAGGATTTTTAG
- the rpsB gene encoding 30S ribosomal protein S2 has protein sequence MADEYLVPLEQYLAAGVHIGTQQKTKDMKKFIYRVRQDGLYVLDVRKTDERLKVAGKFLAKFDPQSILAVSVRLYGQKPVKKFGEVTGAKAIPGRFLPGTMTNPAVKNFFEPDVIIITDPRADHQAMKEAIEIGIPIVALVDTENLLSYVDLAIPTNNKGRKALALIYWILAREILYNRGEISSREDFKIPVEEFEMKIVRR, from the coding sequence GTGGCTGATGAGTATCTAGTTCCCCTCGAGCAATATCTAGCTGCAGGAGTGCACATAGGAACTCAACAAAAGACAAAGGATATGAAGAAGTTCATCTACAGGGTTAGACAGGATGGGCTCTACGTACTCGACGTTAGAAAGACTGATGAGAGACTGAAAGTTGCAGGAAAGTTCCTTGCCAAATTTGACCCACAGAGCATACTAGCGGTGAGCGTGAGATTGTACGGTCAAAAGCCCGTCAAGAAGTTCGGAGAAGTTACTGGGGCAAAGGCAATACCTGGAAGATTTCTCCCTGGGACGATGACAAATCCAGCCGTAAAGAACTTCTTTGAGCCCGATGTTATAATAATAACTGACCCAAGGGCTGATCATCAAGCCATGAAGGAGGCAATTGAGATAGGAATCCCAATAGTAGCATTAGTTGATACCGAGAATCTTCTAAGCTATGTTGATCTAGCAATACCAACCAACAATAAGGGTAGGAAGGCTCTAGCATTGATATACTGGATACTTGCTAGGGAAATACTCTACAACAGAGGTGAAATCTCAAGCAGGGAAGACTTCAAGATACCTGTTGAGGAATTTGAGATGAAGATAGTTAGAAGGTGA
- a CDS encoding DNA-directed RNA polymerase subunit K, with amino-acid sequence MFKYTRFEKARIIGARALQIAMGAPILIDVPEGITPLDAAIMEFERGVIPITVIRPS; translated from the coding sequence GTGTTCAAGTATACGAGGTTTGAGAAAGCTAGAATTATCGGTGCAAGGGCCCTTCAGATAGCAATGGGGGCTCCAATCCTGATAGACGTTCCCGAGGGGATAACTCCACTCGATGCAGCAATAATGGAGTTTGAAAGGGGTGTAATACCAATCACAGTAATTAGGCCGAGCTGA
- a CDS encoding DNA-directed RNA polymerase subunit N, translating to MIIPVRCFTCGKVIGDKYYEFKRRVEAGEDPEKVLDDLGLERYCCRRMLLSHVELIDEIMHYRVY from the coding sequence TTGATAATTCCCGTGAGATGTTTCACTTGCGGTAAAGTTATTGGAGATAAATATTACGAGTTCAAGAGAAGGGTTGAAGCTGGCGAGGATCCAGAAAAAGTGTTGGACGACCTTGGCTTAGAAAGATATTGCTGTAGAAGGATGCTCCTTAGCCATGTTGAACTAATTGATGAGATAATGCACTACAGAGTTTACTAA
- a CDS encoding 30S ribosomal protein S9, whose product MRIIQTTGKRKTAIARAVIREGKGRVRINGKPVEIIEPEIARFTILEPLILAGEEIWNSVDIDVKVQGGGFMGQAEAARIAIARALVEWTGDMKLKEKFMKYDRTMLVGDPRRTEPHKPNRSTKGPRAKRQKSYR is encoded by the coding sequence ATGAGGATCATTCAGACTACTGGAAAAAGAAAGACCGCAATCGCGAGGGCAGTTATTAGAGAGGGTAAAGGTAGAGTAAGGATAAACGGAAAGCCAGTTGAGATAATTGAGCCTGAAATAGCAAGATTCACGATTCTCGAGCCCTTGATTCTAGCTGGAGAAGAGATATGGAACAGCGTTGACATTGATGTTAAGGTTCAAGGTGGAGGTTTCATGGGTCAAGCTGAAGCCGCTAGGATAGCCATAGCAAGGGCTTTGGTTGAGTGGACTGGGGATATGAAGCTCAAGGAGAAGTTCATGAAGTATGATAGGACAATGCTAGTTGGAGATCCAAGAAGGACAGAGCCACACAAGCCTAACAGATCAACAAAGGGTCCAAGAGCAAAGAGACAGAAGAGTTATCGTTGA